A stretch of the ANME-2 cluster archaeon genome encodes the following:
- a CDS encoding DUF2080 family transposase-associated protein, translated as MKRIEINTGNLLLTDGVIGFFQKTVTKFGTGAKIDCPKEYLNKTVYVVVCED; from the coding sequence ATGAAACGCATTGAAATAAATACCGGCAATCTTCTCCTAACAGATGGAGTAATAGGTTTCTTTCAAAAAACTGTCACCAAATTTGGCACAGGAGCAAAGATTGATTGTCCAAAAGAATATCTTAACAAAACAGTTTATGTGGTGGTGTGTGAAGACTGA